The Nitrospiraceae bacterium genome includes a region encoding these proteins:
- a CDS encoding sugar transferase translates to MRSPWRIFSHLALNRWIKKRVLIIGDGPLAQELARVLVFDRSYRYDVKGFLSNNPALLGTSLVNPMVIGTINELFALSEKNQIEMVAVCVEDRRGTLPLDSLLDVKSMGLEVIDGHRLYETECGRLSIDELKPSFLIFSSGFRRKPIIMFLKRLGDIAGSLLGLVMLAPLLVLIALLVKSDSPGPIFYRQTRVGQHGYPYTLLKFRSMRADAEAEGIQWAALGDARVTKTGAWLRKLRLDELPQLLNVLKGNMSLVGPRPERPHFVQELRKSIPYYDLRHTVRPGISGWAQTCFHYAGSLEDSHVKLQYDLYYVKNLSLWLDLRILVRTIKVVFKGEGAR, encoded by the coding sequence ATGCGAAGTCCATGGAGAATATTTTCCCATCTAGCCTTAAACCGGTGGATCAAAAAGCGTGTCCTTATTATAGGAGACGGGCCGCTGGCCCAAGAGCTGGCACGCGTTTTGGTGTTCGATCGGTCTTATCGGTATGACGTCAAGGGGTTTTTGTCAAATAATCCCGCACTTTTAGGAACATCATTGGTCAATCCCATGGTCATTGGGACGATCAATGAGTTGTTTGCACTTTCCGAAAAAAATCAAATAGAGATGGTTGCAGTTTGTGTAGAAGACCGTCGGGGGACTTTGCCCCTGGATTCCCTCTTGGATGTGAAATCCATGGGTTTAGAGGTGATCGATGGTCACCGTCTATATGAGACCGAGTGTGGACGCCTGTCAATCGACGAGCTCAAGCCGAGCTTTCTTATTTTTTCCTCAGGATTCAGGCGAAAACCAATCATTATGTTTCTTAAGCGCCTTGGGGATATAGCAGGTTCGCTCCTTGGCCTCGTGATGTTAGCCCCTCTGCTCGTTCTGATAGCCTTATTAGTAAAATCAGACTCCCCTGGGCCAATCTTCTATCGGCAAACACGGGTGGGGCAGCATGGGTATCCCTACACACTGTTAAAATTTCGTTCGATGCGAGCTGATGCTGAAGCCGAAGGTATCCAGTGGGCGGCCCTGGGAGATGCGCGTGTCACGAAAACGGGAGCCTGGCTTCGAAAGCTTCGATTGGATGAATTACCCCAATTGCTTAACGTCCTGAAAGGGAACATGAGCCTAGTGGGCCCTCGACCCGAACGTCCGCATTTTGTTCAGGAACTACGAAAATCTATTCCTTATTATGACCTTCGACACACGGTTCGTCCAGGAATTTCTGGTTGGGCGCAGACCTGTTTCCACTATGCCGGGTCTCTGGAAGATTCGCATGTCAAATTGCAATACGATCTTTACTATGTCAAAAATCTCTCGTTGTGGTTGGACCTACGAATCCTTGTCCGCACCATTAAGGTCGTCTTCAAGGGCGAAGGTGCGCGGTAA
- a CDS encoding polysaccharide biosynthesis/export family protein codes for MKYCYAQIIVRALLVVNIIVGLGCFKPDVIIPPGHPAEGFVLGPEDVIEVVVWKTPELSRQVVIRPDGKISLALIGDVVASGLTADQLAQKILEKYKAFKENPSVSVNVIEVNSYYVFIVGEVVKPGKLPLKSYTTVLQAMSLAGGFSQFASRNNILVIRNVEDEEGKLKEIRIPLRYSDLISEDGGIYNLTLKSGDTVIVP; via the coding sequence ATGAAATATTGTTACGCACAGATCATAGTCCGAGCCTTGCTTGTAGTTAATATTATCGTGGGGCTTGGATGTTTCAAGCCTGACGTCATTATACCCCCTGGTCATCCCGCGGAAGGTTTTGTACTGGGGCCGGAAGATGTCATTGAAGTGGTCGTATGGAAAACCCCGGAATTATCGAGGCAAGTCGTAATCCGTCCGGACGGAAAAATTTCGTTGGCTTTAATTGGAGATGTGGTAGCGAGCGGGTTGACCGCTGATCAATTAGCACAAAAAATTTTGGAAAAATACAAGGCGTTTAAAGAAAACCCTTCGGTGTCCGTTAATGTGATTGAGGTTAATAGTTACTATGTGTTTATTGTTGGAGAAGTGGTAAAGCCGGGGAAATTGCCATTGAAATCTTATACGACGGTTCTTCAGGCGATGTCATTGGCCGGGGGATTTAGCCAATTTGCCTCACGAAATAACATTCTCGTTATTCGAAATGTTGAAGATGAGGAGGGCAAGCTTAAAGAAATACGTATCCCTCTAAGATACTCCGACCTTATTTCGGAAGATGGGGGTATCTATAACCTTACCCTGAAGTCCGGTGATACCGTCATAGTTCCGTAA
- a CDS encoding polysaccharide biosynthesis/export family protein, producing the protein MIRIAYRRNGQVVFLVAILISTCFTGLTFADSSMGAISQEINRAESRAEKRALIVTDQYIIGPEDTLEVSVWRTPELSREIVVRPDGRISLPLIGEVMAVGSTTAELRDEITEKLKVYKENPTVAIIVKAIKSYFFTVQGAIGGGGSAEGKSGGGGGKIPLLSHTTLVQAIGLAGGLSSDAVRSRITIFRLGINGEASKKIVVNYEDIILRDAENIEIKPGDTIVVPSQTQIFLP; encoded by the coding sequence ATGATTCGGATTGCGTATCGGAGGAATGGCCAGGTCGTTTTCCTGGTGGCTATTTTGATCAGCACATGTTTTACAGGGTTGACTTTTGCTGATTCTAGTATGGGTGCCATATCCCAGGAGATTAATCGAGCAGAAAGTCGTGCTGAGAAAAGAGCCTTGATTGTTACAGATCAATATATAATTGGCCCAGAGGATACTCTGGAGGTCAGTGTGTGGCGCACTCCCGAATTGTCGCGCGAAATTGTGGTTCGGCCGGACGGACGAATTTCACTCCCGCTTATCGGAGAGGTGATGGCCGTGGGAAGTACAACGGCGGAACTCCGTGATGAAATCACAGAGAAACTGAAAGTTTACAAGGAAAATCCTACGGTGGCCATTATTGTGAAAGCTATTAAAAGTTATTTCTTTACTGTTCAAGGTGCCATTGGAGGAGGTGGAAGTGCTGAGGGCAAAAGCGGGGGCGGGGGCGGAAAAATTCCTCTCTTGAGCCATACCACCCTTGTTCAAGCTATTGGTCTAGCCGGTGGGTTAAGTTCCGATGCGGTCAGAAGTAGAATCACGATTTTTCGATTAGGAATTAACGGTGAGGCATCGAAAAAAATTGTCGTAAATTATGAAGATATTATTTTGAGGGATGCGGAAAATATTGAAATTAAACCCGGTGATACCATCGTGGTTCCTTCACAAACCCAGATATTCCTACCCTAG
- a CDS encoding transposase, with the protein MGQEEPIERWTGKRRAALALRILKGETSVEEAARQQGLTVRDVEDWQDQFLRVAENGLRRRPKDEEVRQEEQIRKLKQTIGELVVENDV; encoded by the coding sequence ATGGGTCAGGAAGAACCAATTGAACGGTGGACAGGAAAACGACGAGCAGCACTTGCCTTGCGGATCCTGAAAGGGGAAACCTCGGTGGAGGAAGCCGCCCGGCAGCAAGGCCTGACGGTCAGGGACGTCGAAGACTGGCAGGATCAGTTTCTTCGTGTGGCGGAAAATGGCTTGCGTCGTCGCCCCAAGGACGAAGAGGTGCGGCAAGAAGAGCAGATCAGAAAACTGAAACAAACGATCGGGGAGTTAGTGGTCGAGAATGACGTATGA
- a CDS encoding transposase family protein: MWDGWGHLTAVIDCHDRELIAYKFALRRRAQEAERAIEAACLTRFGTLRPVGFTPVPGSDNELIFQSRRFRQACRDYRLGQEFITPYTPQQNGLIERFFRSLKQEGVL; encoded by the coding sequence CTGTGGGATGGTTGGGGGCATTTAACGGCAGTGATTGATTGTCATGATCGCGAGCTGATTGCCTATAAGTTCGCCTTGCGCCGACGGGCCCAGGAAGCAGAACGCGCAATCGAAGCCGCTTGCCTCACCCGCTTCGGTACACTTCGTCCCGTTGGTTTCACCCCGGTCCCTGGAAGTGACAACGAGTTAATCTTTCAGAGCCGCCGCTTTCGACAAGCCTGTCGAGACTATCGTTTGGGTCAGGAGTTTATTACCCCATACACGCCGCAACAGAATGGGCTCATTGAACGGTTCTTTCGGAGTCTCAAACAGGAGGGCGTTTTATAG
- a CDS encoding IS3 family transposase (programmed frameshift), which translates to MWGGVYEMSKKRKRHSAEFKAKVALEAVKGVQTLQQLAKDFQVHPTQITMWKKQLTSQVAGLFKRGSECDEGTDEALRQAYEKIGRLDVELEWLKKKLGAHSTEQKRQLIDEHDLMVSIQQQCDLVGLSRSAYYYTPAGESQENLHLMRLLDAQYLQTPFYGSRRMTAWLQGHGYPINRKRVQRLMRLMDLEGVAPGPRTSRPHPAHPRYPYLLRDVQVVRPNQAWCVDITYVPMALGFMYLVAIMDWYSRYVVAWAVSNSLEADFCLEALEQAFAQETPEVFNSDQGVQFTSQAWIDRVERAGSAVSMDGRGRVFDNIFIERLWRSVKYEDLYLRDYATGLELERGLRAYFLFYNEHRPHQAHGYQTPAVIYHGTQASKP; encoded by the exons ATGTGGGGAGGGGTCTACGAGATGTCCAAGAAGCGAAAACGGCATAGTGCGGAATTTAAGGCGAAGGTGGCCCTGGAAGCCGTGAAGGGCGTGCAAACCTTACAACAGCTGGCCAAAGACTTCCAGGTCCATCCGACTCAGATCACGATGTGGAAGAAACAGCTAACGAGCCAAGTGGCTGGGCTTTTTAAGCGAGGCTCCGAGTGTGACGAGGGCACTGACGAAGCATTGCGACAGGCATATGAAAAGATTGGCCGCCTCGATGTGGAATTGGAGTGGCTGAAAAAAAAACTGGG GGCCCACTCCACTGAGCAGAAACGCCAACTGATTGACGAGCATGATCTGATGGTCAGTATCCAACAACAATGTGACTTGGTGGGGCTGTCGCGTTCAGCCTATTATTACACCCCTGCTGGGGAGAGCCAAGAGAATTTGCATCTGATGCGGTTACTGGATGCCCAGTATCTCCAGACCCCGTTTTATGGCTCCCGACGGATGACCGCCTGGTTGCAGGGGCACGGGTATCCCATCAATCGGAAACGCGTCCAGCGCTTGATGCGCCTGATGGACCTGGAAGGCGTGGCTCCTGGGCCTCGGACCTCCCGACCGCATCCCGCCCATCCCCGCTATCCCTATCTGCTCCGGGATGTTCAGGTCGTTCGTCCGAATCAGGCCTGGTGTGTGGACATTACGTATGTACCGATGGCCCTGGGCTTTATGTATTTGGTGGCGATCATGGATTGGTATAGTCGGTACGTGGTGGCCTGGGCCGTGTCCAATTCCTTAGAGGCGGACTTTTGCTTAGAGGCTTTGGAGCAGGCGTTTGCTCAAGAAACGCCAGAGGTGTTCAATAGTGACCAAGGCGTTCAATTTACCTCGCAGGCGTGGATTGACCGAGTGGAGCGTGCAGGCAGCGCAGTCAGTATGGACGGACGGGGCCGCGTCTTTGACAATATCTTCATTGAACGTCTGTGGCGCTCCGTCAAGTATGAAGACCTCTATTTACGGGACTATGCAACGGGACTAGAGTTAGAACGTGGCTTGCGGGCCTATTTCCTGTTTTACAATGAACACCGCCCGCATCAGGCTCATGGCTACCAAACGCCGGCAGTCATCTATCACGGCACACAGGCGAGCAAGCCCTGA
- a CDS encoding IS3 family transposase, whose translation MFSSIFCLDNGVHCIWQHQLSSFEQAQQRIIGWIRWYNKERPPQALQCLSPHQYRQKQGLQVA comes from the coding sequence TTGTTTTCATCCATTTTCTGTCTTGACAATGGGGTCCACTGTATTTGGCAACATCAATTGAGTAGCTTTGAGCAAGCCCAGCAACGGATCATTGGATGGATCCGATGGTACAACAAGGAGCGACCCCCTCAAGCGTTACAGTGCCTGAGCCCTCATCAATATCGGCAGAAACAAGGCTTACAGGTGGCTTGA
- a CDS encoding tetratricopeptide repeat protein encodes MVYLIALYLVFSITGCQGIQSTAKKSECVPGLIHTSCFYEREKPGKRNKLILFVHGVIGSANTTWGNPPNENFWPAMVRGDSPRFEDYDIYLFNYRTAVRKRSPNIHEIAVNELAQLKSHEVFEQYTDIHFIAHSMGGLVVKSMLVALKSGDEEDLLQQVKSVNFLATPAQGATIARIAAFFSSNPQFRNMESAHMNAFIQSLEDRWVQLLIARDETKAKYPRAYCAYETLPTKGVLLVPREMATSRCDGPPQPLPFNHESISIANDPEEDPYLWVMKNIRDADHEGRELQKTQVLLLEARNLRKSGHNEEARDPYNQALSIFKGTNDRLGEATVIKELGGLERILGHSDEARTAYIKAQTLFKAEGHLLGEAEVLAELGELERLLGHPDKARTAYDGALTLYKREENWLGQAFVLHRLGDLENQLGNVEKARIALSDARDLFKTNDQPLGEAYALRGLGHLERFSGHPDKARSVYTEARDLFKANDHPLGEAHVLVGLGSLEQQLGYTDKARTAYTEARELYQKAKHPLGEANVLAGLGNLERISGNIEKARAAYGDAQAIFKAQEEQLGQAQVLLGLGYLEFLDGRPDKARTAFTNAKTLFIAENHKMGEADVLREFGEMERLLGQPDKARNFYNRARTLYQTIKYPLGEANVLIGVADLELQLGRPDKARTAYTDAQVIYESVKDRLGQAHVLLGLGDVDASLGRITEARSAYTKAQGLYKEEESQVGQARVLVRLGRLERSLNSGDSELARWYFYQAATLFEASGLENEKEKVLAEALEVAH; translated from the coding sequence ATGGTTTATCTGATAGCCCTTTACTTGGTATTCAGCATCACGGGCTGTCAGGGTATTCAATCGACCGCCAAGAAGTCGGAATGTGTTCCTGGCTTGATCCATACTTCGTGCTTTTACGAAAGGGAAAAGCCTGGGAAACGAAATAAACTCATCCTTTTTGTTCATGGCGTTATTGGAAGTGCAAATACAACATGGGGTAATCCACCAAATGAGAATTTTTGGCCCGCCATGGTTCGGGGAGATTCACCTCGTTTTGAAGACTATGACATATATCTTTTTAACTATCGTACTGCCGTTAGAAAAAGATCTCCGAATATACACGAAATTGCTGTTAATGAGCTAGCGCAATTGAAATCACATGAGGTTTTTGAGCAATACACAGACATACATTTTATTGCTCACAGCATGGGGGGATTAGTGGTTAAGAGTATGCTGGTGGCCCTTAAAAGTGGAGATGAAGAGGATCTACTTCAACAGGTGAAATCTGTAAATTTCCTTGCAACCCCAGCGCAAGGAGCGACAATTGCGCGGATCGCTGCTTTTTTTTCGAGCAATCCACAATTTCGAAATATGGAATCAGCCCATATGAATGCCTTTATTCAAAGTCTTGAGGATCGGTGGGTCCAGTTGCTGATTGCCAGGGATGAAACAAAAGCAAAATATCCTCGTGCTTATTGCGCCTATGAAACGCTTCCTACGAAAGGGGTGCTTTTAGTTCCCCGTGAAATGGCCACTTCGAGATGTGATGGGCCACCCCAACCTTTACCGTTTAATCATGAATCGATATCAATTGCCAACGATCCCGAAGAAGATCCCTATCTTTGGGTTATGAAGAATATCAGAGACGCCGATCATGAGGGGAGAGAGTTACAGAAAACGCAGGTGCTTTTGTTGGAGGCAAGAAATTTAAGGAAATCGGGCCACAATGAGGAGGCGCGAGATCCCTATAACCAGGCTCTTTCTATATTTAAGGGGACCAATGATCGCCTAGGAGAAGCCACTGTTATCAAAGAGCTGGGAGGTTTGGAGCGTATCCTAGGACATTCTGATGAAGCACGAACGGCGTACATTAAAGCCCAGACTCTTTTCAAAGCTGAGGGTCATCTGTTAGGTGAAGCCGAAGTTCTCGCAGAATTGGGCGAACTGGAGCGTCTGTTAGGGCACCCTGATAAAGCGCGGACTGCCTACGATGGGGCGTTAACGCTCTATAAAAGAGAAGAGAATTGGTTAGGCCAAGCTTTTGTTTTACACAGGTTGGGGGACCTGGAGAATCAATTAGGGAATGTTGAAAAGGCACGGATCGCTTTATCCGACGCGCGGGATCTTTTCAAGACGAACGACCAGCCGTTAGGCGAAGCCTATGCACTCAGGGGTTTAGGGCATCTAGAACGTTTTTCAGGGCACCCCGACAAGGCGCGGAGTGTTTACACCGAGGCACGAGACCTTTTCAAAGCCAATGATCATCCGCTTGGCGAAGCTCATGTCCTTGTCGGCCTGGGATCATTGGAACAACAATTAGGCTACACCGATAAGGCGAGGACTGCATACACTGAAGCACGGGAGCTCTACCAAAAGGCCAAACATCCGTTAGGCGAAGCCAACGTCCTTGCGGGTTTGGGAAATCTGGAGCGAATTTCAGGTAATATTGAGAAGGCGAGGGCTGCGTATGGTGACGCGCAGGCGATCTTTAAGGCGCAGGAGGAACAATTAGGCCAAGCCCAAGTCCTCTTAGGGCTGGGTTATCTGGAATTCCTCGATGGAAGACCTGACAAAGCGCGCACGGCCTTTACGAATGCCAAAACTCTTTTCATAGCAGAAAATCATAAGATGGGCGAAGCCGATGTCCTTCGGGAGTTCGGGGAAATGGAACGCCTTTTGGGACAGCCTGACAAGGCGCGGAACTTTTACAACAGAGCGCGGACCCTCTACCAAACCATAAAATATCCCTTAGGCGAAGCCAATGTCCTCATAGGAGTGGCTGACCTAGAGCTCCAATTGGGGCGTCCTGACAAGGCACGGACTGCCTACACCGATGCGCAGGTGATCTATGAAAGCGTTAAGGATCGGTTAGGTCAAGCCCATGTTCTCCTGGGGTTAGGTGACGTAGATGCCAGTTTAGGGCGGATTACCGAGGCGCGGTCTGCCTACACCAAGGCCCAGGGGCTCTACAAAGAGGAAGAGAGTCAGGTTGGCCAAGCCCGGGTTCTTGTACGGTTGGGCCGGTTGGAGCGGTCATTAAATTCTGGCGATTCTGAGTTGGCCCGGTGGTATTTCTACCAAGCTGCAACCTTGTTTGAAGCAAGTGGATTGGAAAACGAAAAAGAAAAAGTTCTAGCCGAAGCTCTGGAGGTGGCTCACTAA
- a CDS encoding IS256 family transposase, translating to MKKQSTTQTGESSPTWETLEVWIRGHVQQFIQHVLEEEVTELLGRQKSVRRGGLDGSTGYRNGYGQPRRLTLGCGTIMVRRPRVRECDERLISRVLPFFKRKSTAVDHLLPELYLHGLAQGDFDLALGGLLGADAPLSSSTIARLKTHWQAEFVNWQSRSLEDLEVVYLWVDGLYVKAGLEKDKAALLVVLAALSNGQKVILAVVPGHRESTASWSAVLRDLKARGLRTPRLVIGDGHLGIWAGLRNVYPDVEEQRCWNHKSLNVLDKLPKRAQPEAKTLLCQIPYAPTCREAERRKEQFVRWCEQQGHMEAATCLERDWDRLTTYTAPLESETTFKT from the coding sequence ATGAAAAAGCAGAGCACAACGCAGACCGGTGAATCAAGCCCAACCTGGGAGACTTTAGAGGTCTGGATTCGGGGTCATGTCCAACAATTTATTCAACACGTCTTGGAAGAGGAAGTGACGGAGTTGCTTGGCCGACAGAAATCTGTCCGGCGTGGGGGCCTCGATGGGTCCACTGGATACCGGAATGGGTATGGCCAACCACGGCGGTTAACCTTGGGCTGCGGCACGATCATGGTGCGGCGTCCACGGGTCCGCGAGTGCGATGAACGCTTGATCAGTCGTGTGCTCCCCTTCTTCAAGCGAAAAAGCACCGCTGTAGATCATCTCTTGCCCGAGTTATATCTGCACGGTCTGGCTCAGGGTGACTTTGATCTGGCTCTTGGTGGATTGTTAGGCGCAGACGCGCCGCTCTCGAGTTCCACCATCGCCCGACTCAAGACACACTGGCAGGCAGAATTCGTGAACTGGCAAAGCCGGTCGCTGGAGGACCTGGAGGTCGTCTATCTCTGGGTAGACGGCCTCTATGTGAAAGCGGGGTTAGAGAAAGACAAGGCAGCCCTCCTCGTGGTGTTGGCGGCGTTGAGCAATGGGCAAAAAGTCATCCTTGCTGTCGTGCCAGGCCACCGAGAATCCACCGCCAGCTGGAGTGCCGTGTTACGGGATCTGAAAGCTCGTGGGTTACGTACCCCCCGGTTGGTAATTGGCGATGGCCATCTGGGGATTTGGGCGGGCCTGCGCAATGTCTATCCGGATGTCGAGGAACAGCGCTGTTGGAATCACAAGAGCCTGAATGTGCTCGACAAACTTCCCAAGCGCGCACAACCGGAAGCCAAGACTCTCCTCTGTCAGATTCCCTATGCGCCAACGTGCCGGGAGGCAGAACGGCGAAAAGAGCAGTTTGTGCGGTGGTGTGAACAACAGGGGCACATGGAAGCCGCCACCTGTCTGGAGCGGGATTGGGACCGGCTCACGACCTATACTGCTCCCCTTGAAAGTGAGACCACCTTTAAGACATAA
- a CDS encoding transposase: MGQGQEGPIERWTAKRRAALVLSVLKGETSVAEAARQHGLRVAEVESWQDQYLRAAENGLRRRPKDEEALKDDQIKKLQQKIGELVVENDVLREAMKPYPLAREMSDA; encoded by the coding sequence ATGGGCCAAGGACAAGAAGGACCAATTGAACGATGGACCGCCAAACGACGAGCCGCGCTGGTCTTGAGTGTGCTCAAAGGGGAGACGTCGGTGGCCGAAGCCGCCCGGCAACACGGTCTGCGAGTAGCCGAAGTGGAGAGTTGGCAAGATCAGTATCTGCGGGCGGCAGAGAATGGCTTGCGGCGACGGCCCAAAGATGAGGAAGCCTTGAAAGATGACCAGATCAAAAAGCTCCAACAAAAGATTGGGGAGCTGGTGGTGGAGAATGATGTGTTACGGGAGGCCATGAAACCGTACCCTTTAGCGCGAGAGATGTCCGACGCGTGA
- a CDS encoding DDE-type integrase/transposase/recombinase, with product MRAVRPDISERTACRLLQVSRSALHRSTKGKRAHATLSETLVAKLEPLIQAYPTYGYRRLWALLRFREGQFHNRKAVYRALRLKRWLVHQRTATPRPRVQSRRSRTTQSNHRWAMDVTHIPCGQDGWGHLTAVIDCHDREVIGYEFALRGRAQEAERAIEAACLTRFGTLRPVGATPVLRSDNGLIFQSRRFRQACRDYRNSRVYYAVHAATEWVNRAVFSESQRGVHLAISIWQLQGGATPDQWMDAMVQRRTTPSSLTVSESSSISAETRLTGGLISGEHYRPFINFHSRIGNICARRIQWSRRLPPSAYARMRPNGTRKWPMPPQ from the coding sequence GTGAGAGCCGTGAGGCCGGACATCTCTGAACGAACCGCCTGTCGTCTGCTCCAGGTGAGCCGATCGGCGCTGCATCGGTCGACCAAAGGCAAGCGGGCTCATGCGACGCTCTCGGAGACACTCGTGGCCAAGCTTGAGCCACTGATTCAGGCCTATCCAACCTATGGGTATCGCCGGCTGTGGGCCCTGTTACGCTTTCGTGAGGGACAGTTCCATAATCGCAAAGCGGTCTATCGGGCCTTACGCCTGAAGCGGTGGTTGGTACATCAGCGGACAGCGACCCCACGCCCTCGTGTGCAGTCTCGGCGAAGTCGAACGACACAGAGTAATCATCGCTGGGCCATGGATGTGACGCATATCCCCTGTGGGCAGGATGGCTGGGGGCATTTGACCGCCGTGATTGATTGTCATGATCGCGAAGTGATTGGCTATGAGTTTGCGTTGCGCGGACGGGCGCAGGAAGCGGAACGAGCCATCGAAGCGGCCTGTCTCACCCGATTCGGCACACTTCGTCCCGTGGGTGCCACCCCCGTCCTTCGCAGTGACAACGGGTTAATCTTTCAGAGCCGCCGTTTTCGACAAGCCTGTCGAGACTATCGCAACTCAAGGGTTTATTACGCCGTACACGCCGCAACAGAATGGGTTAATCGAGCGGTTTTTTCGGAGTCTCAAAGAGGAGTGCATCTGGCAATATCGATTTGGCAGCTTCAAGGAGGCGCAACACCGGATCAATGGATGGATGCGATGGTACAACGAAGGACGACCCCATCAAGCCTTACAGTATCGGAGTCCTCGTCAATATCGGCAGAAACAAGGCTTACAGGTGGCTTGATTTCGGGGGAGCACTACAGACCTTTTATCAATTTCCACAGCCGCATTGGCAACATCTGCGCACGACGAATCCAGTGGAGTCGCCGTTTGCCGCCGTCCGCTTACGCACGGATGCGGCCAAACGGTACAAGAAAGTGGCCAATGCCACCGCAGTAA
- a CDS encoding transposase family protein: MFQSRRFRQACRDYRLTQEFITPYTPQQNGLIERFFRSLKEECIWQYRFAASRRRNTGSMDGCDGTTKDDPIKPYSIGVLVNIGRNKAYRWLDFGGALQFCLN; the protein is encoded by the coding sequence ATCTTTCAGAGCCGCCGTTTTCGACAAGCCTGTCGAGACTATCGCTTAACTCAGGAGTTTATTACGCCGTACACGCCGCAACAGAATGGGTTAATCGAGCGGTTTTTTCGGAGTCTCAAAGAGGAGTGCATCTGGCAATATCGATTTGCAGCTTCAAGGAGGCGCAACACCGGATCAATGGATGGATGCGATGGTACAACGAAGGACGACCCCATCAAGCCTTACAGTATCGGAGTCCTCGTCAATATCGGCAGAAACAAGGCTTACAGGTGGCTTGATTTCGGGGGAGCACTACAATTTTGCCTGAATTAA